TAGTACCAATAATATACAGATCAAGAAACGCTTTGGTACGTGCAAACACTTCACGTAAACGTATTGAGGTTCCTGAATGATGGGTTGGTCCTGAAACCGCCAAACACTGCGCATTAATATCGTAAGAGTTAGCGATAAATAGCGCTCTTTCACAGTGGAACTTCTGAGTGATGATTAGGAAGTTATCGGTATCGAATATCTTTTTGGCGCGAACAATCGAATCTAGGGTTCTGAACCCCGCATAATCTAGATTGATGCGTTCATCGGGGACGCCCGCTTTTAACAAGTCGCGTTTCATCGTCCACGGTTCATTGTAAGAGCGATGAGCGTTATCGCCACTCAGTAGAAATTGGTCCACTTTTTCACGATCGAACAGCTCAATCGCGGCTTCGATTCGGTGTTTATAATAGTCGTTGAGTGTTCGACCCAAATATTTGCTCGTGCCAAGCACAACGGCGACCTCAAGCTCGGGCACTTCATCTATATCGTAGATGATGCGATCTTCCGCTTGCCATGAAACCCAATAATCGATCGCAATAACCGCAGCGCTGCCTACTAAGAACACGAGGAAAGCGCCAAACAGAAAACTTTGCAGTTTTTTGTAAGCTTTTAATAAGTGGCTACGGAAAATGTGAGAATCAAATTTCACTCTCGGTATGGTCCTTTGACTGAGCATTAATTTTTGAGTGCTCGATAATACCAAATAAAAATGAGAAAAATCAGTTAAAAAGACAAGACAGTGTAAAGAAAAAAGCCCCCGCAGTTGCAGAGGCTCTTGTAAGAGTAGTTAACGCTCTTTATTCCAAGCGCAGTACGCTTTATTAGAATGCAGTACGCTTGTAGCGACGGTAAACCGGCTGCCAGAAGTGCTGGTCTATCGCTTGTTGTAGTGCTTCTTCAGTGATCTCTAGAGCAACACCTTGCTCAATCGCTTTTTTACCAACGGCAAAAGCAATCTTTTTAGATACGGTGTGGATCTCTTCCAATGGTGGAAGTAGAGCACCTGAGCCATTGATAGCAAGTGGGGAACACGTTGCAAGTGCTCGGCTTGATTCCATTAGCATTTCGTCAGTGATGCGTGAAGCATTCACAGCCAATACACCAAGGCCAATACCTGGGAAGATGTAGCTGTTATTACACTGAGCGATTGGGTAAGTGGTGCCGTTGTGAACCACTGGCTCAAACGGGCTACCTGTCGCAACAAGCGCTTGGCCGTCAGTCCAACGAATAATGTCATTTGGTGTTGCTTCAACACGGCTTGTTGGGTTTGACAGTGGGAACACGATAGGACGTTCACAGTGTAGGTTCATCTCTTTGATGACTTCTTTACTGAACAGACCCGGAGCACCAGATACGCCAACCAGAACCGTAGGTTTCGCGTGACGAACAACGTCTAGTAGAGAGAAACCAGTGCCGTCGCTTTCCCAATCTTTGGTGTTCGCGTTGGTTTGAACTAGACGCTGTTGGAAATCAAGTAGGTTTTGCATGCCTTCCTGTAGCAGACCCCAACGGTCAACCATGTAAACTTGAGAGCGAGCTTGTGCATCGCTGATACCTTCAGACACCATTTGAGCAATGATAGCTTCAGCAATACCACAACCTGCAGAACCCGCACCCAAGAAGGTGATGCGTTGGTCTGACAGTTTGCTGTTCGCTGCTTTACATGCTGCAAGTAGAGAACCAACCGTTACAGCGGCTGTACCTTGGATATCATCGTTGAAACAACAGAGGCGATCTTTGTAGCGTTCAAGCAGTGGCATTGCGTTCTTTTGTGCGAAATCTTCGAACTGAACTAGAGCATCTGGCCAACGGCGTTGAACGGCTTGAATGAATTCTTCAACGAATGCATCGTAATCTGCACCTGTGATACGAGGGTGACGCCAGCCCATGTACATTGGGTCAGCAAGACGCTGCGGGTTGTTTGTACCCACATCGAGCACGATTGGTAGCATGTAAGCTGGGCTGATGCCGCCACAAGCTGTGTAAAGTGCTAGTTTACCAATTGGAATACCCATGCCACCGATACCTTGGTCTCCCAAACCAAGAATACGCTCACCATCCGTAACCACGATAACTTTAACGTTGTGGTTTGTCGCATTGTTCAGTAGGTCATCGATACGATCGCGGTTCGGGTATGAGATAAACAGACCACGGCCACGACGGTAAATATTTGAGAAGTTCTCACATGCTGCGCCAACTGTTGGCGTGTAAATGATAGGCATCATTTCAGAGATGTGGTTTTGAACTAAACGATAAAAAAGCGTTTCATTAGTGTCTTGGATGTTACGAAGGTAGATATGCTTATCCATATCACTTTCGAAGTTACAATATTGCTTGTATGCACGTCCTACTTGCTCTTGGATTGTTTCGGTTGTTTCCGGTAACAAGCCTTCAAGGTTGAAAGAACTGCGCTCTTCAGCAGAGAATGCGCTGCCTTTGTTTAGAAGAGGGGTACTTAGTAGAGCAGGACCAGCATAAGGGATATATAGAGGGCGTTTATCGTTGTTCATTAGATGCCTAATATGGGAGAAAGGGTAACCGAAAAATGATAACGGTTTAGTTATTCAATTGTAAATAGTTTACCTCCGATCTTTGCAAACAAAATGATATTCTTACCCATGTCCCACACTTATCGAATTTTAGCACCATAATTCGTTATACTTTGCTCACACTTTTTCGCGACGCCTCTTTTTTATGTCATTACTTCCCATCGATGCTTATCAAAACGTATTTCACGAACAAATCGCTAATTCTCACCTAGTAGTAGAAGCTGAAACCGGATCGGGCAAATCAACGCGCTTGCCAATTTGGGCTTGCCAACATGGGCGAGTGCTGGTGGTTGAACCAAGACGAATAGCTTGTACCTCATTAGCTAAATATCTCGCCCTACAATCGGGCGAAAAGCTTGGTGACAAAATTGGTTATGCGATCAAACTTGAGTCTGAATACAACGAGAAAACTAACGTTGTTTTTGTGACGCCCGGTATCGCGCTGCGTTGGCTATCTGAAGATGGGCTTGCTGGCTTTGATGTCATCGTAGTCGATGAATTTCACGAAAGGCGTTGGGATATCGATTTGCTGGTGGCGATTCTCAAACAAAAAGCGAGCCATCGCTTGGTGATCACGTCTGCAACCATCGAAGGGGAACGCCTTGCTCATTATTTGGATGCGAATCGAATAAGCTGTGAAGGCCGAACTTATCAAGTTGCTATTGAACACCGAGCGAATGAGTCCAGAGCATTGCCCGATATTCGACACCTAGAGCAACGCATTGCCGAAGAAGTGAACCACCAACTGATAGCATCTTCTGGTGACATGTTGGTTTTTCTGCCGGGTAAAAAAGAGATCGTGCAATGCGAACAAGCCTTAGCGAAAAATCCAGATATCCAAGTGGTGAAATTGCATGCGTCGGTCAGTGATAAGGAGCGAGATTTAGCGTTATCGGGTCGTAATATCGATATCAATGCTAACGGTTATGGCCTGAGAAAGGTCATTCTTGCAACCAACGTGGCAGAAACCTCATTAACCATTCCCGATATTGGTGTGGTGATAGATTCAGGATTAGAAAGACGCACCGTTCAACGAAACGGTAGAACGACTCTGATGCTTAAATCCATATCACGAGCCAGTGCCAAGCAACGAGCTGGTCGCGCGGGTAGGGTAATGGACGGCGCTTGTGTGCGTCTGTATGGTGAGCATGCGGCGTTAGAGTTAGTCACACCGCCTGAATTGCAGCGTGAAGAGCTGATCGAACCGATGTTGGCCGCGGCCTGTTGTGGTGCTCCGCTTGAGAGCTTGTCTTTCCTTGATCCGATTCCTGAAAAATCACTAAACAGTGCTACTCAAACCTTGCTGACGATGGAAGCGATTAAAGCCGACCATCAAATTACCGAGCATGGCAAAAAGCTGTATCCGCTGCCGATTGATGCTTTGTATGCCGATATCGTTACTCGAATCAAAACCAAAGCATTAAAAGAAGCGATGGTCGATCTCACAGCTGCGTTGTCCGTTCCGGCTCGCTTGTATCAATTACCGAACAATGCAGAACATTTGGAAGCACTCGCTCAGCAAGAAAAGGAAGGGTGTGATCTAAGCCTGTTGATTCAGATCGTTCGCGGTCGCGAGTATCCAAATCTAGAAATCGATCAGCAGGCATTGAATGAAGCACAGGGACTGGCTAAGCAAATGCGTGAGGTGTTTGAACTTCCTCAATTAGAAGTCGCGTCCCGTTTCCAGCGTATTGAACTGCTTAACACTATTGTTCAACTTCACCCTGAACTGGTGTTCGTACGCAGACTGAAACGAAAAGAAGCCTTTGCTAATGGAGTTTTAGAGGTAGTACTCGGCCGTCAGAATCGTTTCCCTGATAATGAACAAGCGATGTTGGTGCTTGATACCCATAGTTTGCCGGGAAGAGGCGTTAAGCAAACACTGACCTTAGCGACGGTCACTGCACCTATTCCTTTGGATCTTATGATTGAAGCGGAGATGGGAGAGTGGCAACAAGGTGAAACCGTGGTCAATGATGATGGCGTTTTTACTGAGATGACATTGGTGTACGCTGGCCGTACGATCACGACCAAGCTCGTGGCAGCGGAAGGGCAACTATCGTTAAAGCCGATCGTCGATCTTGTATCGAATGGGGTTAAACTTCCCGGTTT
Above is a window of Vibrio atlanticus DNA encoding:
- a CDS encoding ElyC/SanA/YdcF family protein, yielding MKFDSHIFRSHLLKAYKKLQSFLFGAFLVFLVGSAAVIAIDYWVSWQAEDRIIYDIDEVPELEVAVVLGTSKYLGRTLNDYYKHRIEAAIELFDREKVDQFLLSGDNAHRSYNEPWTMKRDLLKAGVPDERINLDYAGFRTLDSIVRAKKIFDTDNFLIITQKFHCERALFIANSYDINAQCLAVSGPTHHSGTSIRLREVFARTKAFLDLYIIGTTPKFLGPKEPIQPSPKPESLPIPSPITDPNVNPIADPNTNPTENPIATPSVSPILEPAETDV
- a CDS encoding NAD-dependent malic enzyme, which produces MNNDKRPLYIPYAGPALLSTPLLNKGSAFSAEERSSFNLEGLLPETTETIQEQVGRAYKQYCNFESDMDKHIYLRNIQDTNETLFYRLVQNHISEMMPIIYTPTVGAACENFSNIYRRGRGLFISYPNRDRIDDLLNNATNHNVKVIVVTDGERILGLGDQGIGGMGIPIGKLALYTACGGISPAYMLPIVLDVGTNNPQRLADPMYMGWRHPRITGADYDAFVEEFIQAVQRRWPDALVQFEDFAQKNAMPLLERYKDRLCCFNDDIQGTAAVTVGSLLAACKAANSKLSDQRITFLGAGSAGCGIAEAIIAQMVSEGISDAQARSQVYMVDRWGLLQEGMQNLLDFQQRLVQTNANTKDWESDGTGFSLLDVVRHAKPTVLVGVSGAPGLFSKEVIKEMNLHCERPIVFPLSNPTSRVEATPNDIIRWTDGQALVATGSPFEPVVHNGTTYPIAQCNNSYIFPGIGLGVLAVNASRITDEMLMESSRALATCSPLAINGSGALLPPLEEIHTVSKKIAFAVGKKAIEQGVALEITEEALQQAIDQHFWQPVYRRYKRTAF
- a CDS encoding helicase-related protein, which translates into the protein MSLLPIDAYQNVFHEQIANSHLVVEAETGSGKSTRLPIWACQHGRVLVVEPRRIACTSLAKYLALQSGEKLGDKIGYAIKLESEYNEKTNVVFVTPGIALRWLSEDGLAGFDVIVVDEFHERRWDIDLLVAILKQKASHRLVITSATIEGERLAHYLDANRISCEGRTYQVAIEHRANESRALPDIRHLEQRIAEEVNHQLIASSGDMLVFLPGKKEIVQCEQALAKNPDIQVVKLHASVSDKERDLALSGRNIDINANGYGLRKVILATNVAETSLTIPDIGVVIDSGLERRTVQRNGRTTLMLKSISRASAKQRAGRAGRVMDGACVRLYGEHAALELVTPPELQREELIEPMLAAACCGAPLESLSFLDPIPEKSLNSATQTLLTMEAIKADHQITEHGKKLYPLPIDALYADIVTRIKTKALKEAMVDLTAALSVPARLYQLPNNAEHLEALAQQEKEGCDLSLLIQIVRGREYPNLEIDQQALNEAQGLAKQMREVFELPQLEVASRFQRIELLNTIVQLHPELVFVRRLKRKEAFANGVLEVVLGRQNRFPDNEQAMLVLDTHSLPGRGVKQTLTLATVTAPIPLDLMIEAEMGEWQQGETVVNDDGVFTEMTLVYAGRTITTKLVAAEGQLSLKPIVDLVSNGVKLPGFAEARTQQIKHWQLYVKLGLNEQTQYTPEIDQMNFELWFIEQLEVLGVTDVSELEMFDHADIPFDGIPTWLYSEFSEKYPFALSLADLQLEVEYLPARKLIYVHYQSGSRKLSPKRWELPTWSGWRIQYKKASRIIDIK